A section of the Streptomyces sp. NBC_01591 genome encodes:
- a CDS encoding HD-GYP domain-containing protein, whose protein sequence is MRATRGAARAYIAAVVVGALFCVLPALRSGVGTPWGTVALLTGLYLACELPGRCPFFGSSVRIRAGSFFPLLLAAAFLLPPAAAALVAVPGSLVGRVEQPPATARRVWRAAQLAVTVWAASAVHAMLGGTATLGGTGTGPDRLPDLPYAILPACAAALAFSLVLTALDGSILAVAERLPLRRAWSGLLPRSLGPHLVHGLAGLMMAVLWRGPYGPLSALIVLLPMYISCWVFAQYHREHAAHRATIRALVQAVDIKDTYTRGHSERVGRASVLIARELGMDQDRLEVVRFAGILHDVGKLGVPTRVLRKDGPLTPEERQVIELHPEYGHEIVRGIGFLGEARAAILHHHERLDGSGYPYGLSGREIPEFARVVAVADAFDAMTSTRSYRRGRPVPAALEELKRCAGTQFDPQMVRALVRGLDRHGWSAVTRAVTADEPGVPGPRGESAKAAPGRPRPSGGLDHVPPPQPPADGLGAASGPHSPADRRG, encoded by the coding sequence GTGAGAGCCACACGCGGGGCGGCGCGCGCGTACATCGCGGCGGTCGTGGTGGGTGCTCTGTTCTGTGTGCTTCCCGCGCTGCGGAGCGGCGTGGGGACCCCGTGGGGCACCGTCGCACTGCTCACCGGGCTCTATCTGGCCTGTGAACTCCCCGGGCGCTGCCCCTTCTTCGGCAGCTCCGTGCGGATCCGTGCCGGATCGTTCTTTCCGCTGCTGCTGGCCGCCGCCTTCCTGCTGCCGCCCGCCGCGGCCGCACTCGTCGCCGTGCCCGGATCGCTCGTCGGCCGGGTGGAACAACCGCCCGCCACCGCACGGCGCGTCTGGCGGGCCGCGCAGCTCGCCGTCACGGTCTGGGCGGCCTCGGCCGTCCACGCGATGCTCGGCGGCACCGCCACGCTCGGCGGCACCGGTACCGGTCCCGACCGGCTCCCCGACCTGCCCTACGCGATCCTGCCCGCCTGCGCCGCCGCCCTGGCCTTCAGCCTCGTCCTGACCGCACTGGACGGCTCCATCCTGGCCGTGGCCGAACGGCTGCCCCTGCGGCGGGCCTGGAGCGGGCTGCTGCCCCGCTCGCTGGGGCCGCACCTGGTGCACGGACTCGCCGGGCTGATGATGGCGGTCCTGTGGCGCGGCCCGTACGGGCCGCTCTCCGCGCTCATCGTCCTGCTGCCGATGTACATCTCCTGCTGGGTCTTCGCCCAGTACCACCGCGAGCACGCCGCCCACCGCGCCACCATCAGGGCGCTGGTGCAGGCCGTCGACATCAAGGACACGTACACCCGCGGCCACAGCGAACGGGTCGGGCGGGCCTCGGTCCTCATCGCCCGCGAACTGGGCATGGACCAGGACCGCCTGGAGGTCGTCCGGTTCGCCGGCATCCTGCACGACGTCGGCAAGCTCGGGGTCCCCACCCGGGTGCTCCGCAAGGACGGGCCGCTCACGCCGGAGGAACGCCAGGTGATCGAACTGCATCCGGAGTACGGGCACGAGATCGTCCGCGGCATCGGCTTCCTCGGCGAGGCACGGGCCGCGATCCTGCACCACCACGAACGGCTCGACGGCAGCGGCTATCCGTACGGGCTCAGCGGGCGCGAGATCCCGGAGTTCGCACGGGTCGTCGCGGTGGCGGACGCCTTCGACGCGATGACCTCGACCCGGTCCTACCGGCGGGGGAGGCCGGTGCCGGCCGCGCTGGAGGAGCTGAAGCGGTGCGCGGGCACGCAGTTCGACCCGCAGATGGTCCGGGCGCTGGTGCGCGGTCTCGATCGGCACGGCTGGTCGGCGGTGACGAGGGCCGTGACGGCGGACGAGCCGGGGGTCCCGGGGCCCCGGGGCGAGAGCGCGAAGGCCGCCCCGGGCCGCCCTCGGCCGTCCGGCGGGCTCGACCACGTACCGCCGCCGCAGCCCCCGGCGGACGGGCTCGGCGCCGCGTCCGGTCCGCACTCGCCCGCGGACCGCCGCGGATGA
- a CDS encoding HD-GYP domain-containing protein → MTRARTQLPPAVLTVRAAAALLAVAGLGHTLWHGIHDPGHALAFGVLITVGELARWGALPGEREPAPLGAAGALAYALLGRSGGEPTEHGVFQVIAVLVAAQLVACVPHVARGTGPAPDRVARRILTVTFAAVCFQPLYNSGRSANWSGEGPYCVLVLLLILVLTALCDAVLAALLLRSHTRHPYPPLLRDELRGLSGIGSAVCATGVVMALGVAVAGLWALPVLCVPLLLTHVSFRRFVAVRTTYRQTIASLARSTEIAGYTPHGHARRVAVLCRAVGRELGLSGSRLTVLEHAALMHDIGQLSLVDPVPDGATATLPAAEQRRIALLGGAVVRQTGVDTEVAVVVERQADPYREQPLSARIVRAVNAYDDLCGESLIGPLGALEQLRLGTAHDYQPEVVESLARVLARGGLTPVLPG, encoded by the coding sequence ATGACCCGGGCCAGGACACAGCTGCCCCCCGCCGTCCTCACCGTCCGCGCCGCCGCGGCCCTGCTCGCCGTCGCCGGGCTCGGCCACACCCTCTGGCACGGCATCCACGACCCCGGCCACGCCCTCGCCTTCGGAGTGCTCATCACCGTCGGCGAACTGGCCCGCTGGGGCGCGCTGCCCGGCGAACGCGAGCCCGCACCGCTCGGAGCCGCCGGAGCACTCGCGTACGCCCTCCTCGGCCGCAGCGGCGGCGAACCGACCGAGCACGGTGTTTTCCAGGTGATCGCCGTACTCGTCGCGGCACAGCTCGTCGCCTGTGTGCCCCATGTGGCGCGCGGCACGGGACCCGCACCGGACCGGGTGGCCCGCCGCATCCTGACCGTCACCTTCGCGGCCGTGTGCTTCCAGCCGCTCTACAACAGCGGCCGCAGCGCGAACTGGTCCGGCGAAGGCCCGTACTGCGTGCTCGTCCTGCTCCTGATCCTCGTCCTGACCGCCCTGTGCGACGCCGTGCTCGCGGCGCTGCTGCTGCGCTCGCACACCCGCCACCCCTACCCGCCGCTCCTGAGGGACGAGCTGCGCGGGCTCAGCGGCATCGGGTCGGCGGTCTGCGCGACCGGGGTCGTGATGGCCCTCGGGGTGGCCGTCGCCGGGCTGTGGGCGCTGCCGGTGCTGTGCGTACCGCTGCTGCTGACCCACGTCTCCTTCCGCCGGTTCGTCGCCGTGCGCACCACCTACCGGCAGACCATCGCCTCGCTCGCCAGGTCCACCGAGATCGCCGGATACACCCCGCACGGGCATGCCCGCAGGGTCGCGGTGCTCTGCCGGGCCGTCGGACGTGAGCTGGGGCTCTCCGGGAGCCGGCTGACCGTGCTGGAGCACGCCGCCCTGATGCACGACATCGGCCAGCTCTCGCTCGTCGACCCGGTCCCGGACGGGGCGACGGCCACCCTGCCCGCCGCCGAGCAGCGCCGCATCGCGCTGCTCGGCGGGGCCGTGGTCCGGCAGACCGGGGTGGACACCGAGGTCGCCGTCGTCGTGGAACGGCAGGCCGACCCCTACCGCGAGCAGCCGTTGTCCGCCAGGATCGTCAGGGCCGTCAACGCATACGACGACCTGTGCGGGGAAAGTCTCATCGGGCCGCTGGGCGCGCTGGAACAACTCAGGCTCGGGACCGCTCACGACTATCAGCCCGAAGTCGTGGAATCACTGGCCAGGGTTCTCGCCCGGGGCGGTCTGACCCCGGTCCTGCCCGGGTAA
- a CDS encoding tetratricopeptide repeat protein produces MRIFGKVRHRPSASWRQATDRAFTLIGDGRYEDAGALLTRAADLEPWLSESWFNLALLHKFRHDWEQARAAGLRAVALLDKESGAPDWWNVGIAATALQDWPLARRAWQAYGLKVPGAGQHTSAANSEPVGMELGSAAVRLSPEGEAEVVWGRRLDPARMEVLSIPLPSSGRRWGEVVLHDGVPHGERVTAAGPSYPVFDEIELWAPSPVPTWVVLLEAATEADRDALEQLASDAGFAAEDWSSSVRLLCRACSESRMESDEGDGEHLDPHDHSEPGHPGPLGHRTAGELWVPERECGIAAPAGLVRGLLDGWVADSPDSREWRDLEEVC; encoded by the coding sequence GTGAGGATCTTCGGGAAGGTACGGCATCGGCCCTCCGCCTCTTGGCGGCAGGCCACGGACCGCGCGTTCACGCTGATCGGCGACGGCCGGTACGAGGACGCGGGTGCACTGCTGACACGTGCGGCGGACCTGGAACCCTGGCTCTCCGAGTCATGGTTCAACCTGGCGCTGCTGCACAAGTTCCGGCATGACTGGGAACAGGCGAGAGCCGCCGGCCTGCGGGCCGTCGCGCTGCTCGACAAGGAATCCGGCGCTCCCGACTGGTGGAACGTCGGGATCGCCGCCACCGCGCTGCAGGACTGGCCGCTGGCCCGCCGGGCCTGGCAGGCGTACGGCCTGAAGGTGCCGGGCGCCGGCCAGCACACCTCGGCGGCCAACAGCGAGCCGGTCGGTATGGAGCTGGGCAGCGCCGCGGTACGGCTGTCGCCGGAGGGCGAGGCCGAGGTCGTCTGGGGCCGCAGGCTCGATCCGGCCCGGATGGAGGTGCTCTCCATTCCGCTGCCGTCGTCCGGCCGCCGCTGGGGCGAGGTCGTCCTGCACGACGGGGTGCCGCACGGCGAGCGGGTCACCGCGGCCGGCCCCTCGTACCCCGTCTTCGACGAGATCGAGCTGTGGGCGCCGTCCCCCGTGCCCACCTGGGTGGTGCTGCTCGAAGCGGCCACCGAGGCGGACCGGGACGCGCTGGAGCAGCTGGCGTCCGACGCCGGGTTCGCCGCCGAGGACTGGTCGTCCTCCGTACGGCTGCTCTGCCGGGCCTGCTCGGAGAGCCGGATGGAGAGCGACGAGGGCGACGGCGAGCACCTCGACCCGCACGACCACAGCGAGCCGGGGCATCCGGGCCCGCTGGGCCACCGCACCGCCGGTGAGCTGTGGGTGCCCGAGCGGGAGTGCGGGATAGCGGCACCGGCCGGGCTGGTGCGCGGGCTGCTGGACGGCTGGGTGGCGGACAGCCCGGACAGCCGCGAGTGGCGGGATCTCGAAGAAGTCTGCTGA
- the def gene encoding peptide deformylase — protein MAQQETDEQISVDDEGFVVDTEDCEAREAAYRERGTSRPITVVGNPVLHKECKDVTEFGDELGRLIDDMFASQRTAEGVGLAANQIGVDLKVFVYDCPDDEGVRHVGAVCNPVLDELAPEDRVLDDSNEGCLSVPTAYASLARPDYAVVRGQDAKGNPVKIRGNGYFARCLQHETDHLYGYLYIDRLSKRDRKDALRQMAENTPRYEIVPND, from the coding sequence ATGGCGCAGCAGGAGACGGACGAGCAGATCAGCGTCGACGACGAGGGTTTCGTCGTGGACACCGAGGACTGTGAGGCGCGCGAGGCGGCATACCGCGAGCGCGGCACCTCCCGTCCGATCACGGTCGTGGGCAACCCGGTGCTCCACAAGGAGTGCAAGGACGTCACCGAGTTCGGCGACGAGCTGGGCCGGCTGATCGACGACATGTTCGCGAGCCAGCGGACGGCGGAGGGCGTCGGCCTGGCCGCCAACCAGATCGGTGTCGACCTCAAGGTCTTCGTCTACGACTGCCCGGACGACGAGGGCGTGCGGCACGTGGGCGCGGTCTGCAACCCGGTGCTCGACGAGCTGGCGCCCGAGGACCGGGTCCTGGACGACTCCAACGAGGGCTGCCTCTCCGTCCCGACGGCGTACGCCTCGCTGGCCCGCCCGGACTACGCGGTGGTCCGCGGACAGGACGCCAAGGGCAACCCGGTCAAGATCCGGGGCAACGGCTACTTCGCCCGCTGCCTCCAGCACGAGACGGACCACCTGTACGGCTACCTGTACATCGACCGGCTCTCGAAGCGGGACCGCAAGGACGCTCTGCGGCAGATGGCGGAGAACACGCCGCGCTACGAGATCGTGCCGAACGACTGA
- a CDS encoding D-Ala-D-Ala carboxypeptidase family metallohydrolase encodes MLRRTARLLLGLVMTMAFALGGAVVTAGTAQADGCYTWTRTMAPGATGNDVVQLQIRVAGYPGYNSVLAIDGSYGPATTAAVKRFQAAYGLAADGIAGPATQAKIYELQDNDCTPAHFTYAELNQCNSTWAGGAVAAGTAKANALSTMWKLEALRHALGDQSIRITSGFRSQPCNSAVGGASNSRHMYGDAADLGAGPHSLCTFAKQARYHGFNGILGPGYPGHGDHVHVNQGPSHYWSAPNCGV; translated from the coding sequence ATGCTCAGACGCACCGCACGACTCCTGCTCGGGCTTGTCATGACCATGGCCTTCGCCTTGGGCGGTGCCGTGGTGACCGCCGGCACCGCCCAGGCCGACGGCTGCTACACCTGGACCCGCACGATGGCCCCCGGCGCCACCGGCAACGACGTCGTCCAGCTCCAGATCCGGGTGGCCGGCTACCCCGGCTACAACTCCGTACTCGCCATCGACGGCTCCTACGGACCGGCCACCACCGCCGCCGTCAAGCGCTTCCAGGCCGCCTATGGCCTCGCCGCCGACGGAATCGCGGGCCCGGCCACCCAGGCCAAGATCTACGAGCTCCAGGACAACGACTGCACCCCGGCCCACTTCACGTACGCCGAGCTCAACCAGTGCAACTCGACCTGGGCGGGTGGTGCCGTCGCGGCCGGCACGGCCAAGGCCAACGCCCTGAGCACCATGTGGAAGCTGGAGGCGCTGCGGCACGCACTCGGTGACCAGTCCATCCGGATCACCAGCGGGTTCCGTTCCCAGCCCTGCAACAGCGCGGTCGGCGGCGCGTCCAACAGCCGCCACATGTACGGCGACGCGGCCGACCTGGGTGCCGGACCGCACTCCCTGTGCACCTTCGCCAAGCAGGCCCGTTACCACGGCTTCAACGGGATCCTCGGCCCGGGCTACCCGGGTCACGGTGACCACGTCCACGTCAACCAGGGCCCCAGCCACTACTGGTCGGCGCCGAACTGCGGCGTCTGA
- a CDS encoding GlxA family transcriptional regulator, with protein MLKNVAALLLDEVHPFELGVLCEVFGLDRSDQGLPVHDFAVVSAEGPVLRTHAGFTISTPHGLDRLDEADLIAVPAGSHFMDREYPEEVLDALRRAVDRGARVMSVCSGAYVLGAAGLLDGRRCTTHWRHAPELARRFPRAVVEPDVLYVDEGQVITSAGTAAGIDACLHLVRQAYGPDAANAIARRMVVPPHRDGGQAQYIERPLPRTPCDTVGETLVWMERHLDQEMTVEQLAAQAHMSPRTFARRFQQETGTTPYRWLLRQRVLLAQHLLETSDETVDTIAGRTGFGTAAALRHQFVRSLGTTPNAYRRTFRGPGAVIEVA; from the coding sequence ATGCTGAAAAATGTCGCCGCTCTGCTGCTCGACGAGGTCCACCCCTTCGAACTGGGCGTGCTGTGCGAGGTCTTCGGCCTCGACCGCAGCGACCAGGGCCTGCCGGTCCACGACTTCGCCGTGGTCTCCGCCGAGGGCCCGGTGCTGCGGACCCATGCCGGCTTCACCATCAGTACGCCGCACGGCCTCGACCGCCTGGACGAGGCCGACCTCATCGCCGTGCCGGCCGGCAGCCACTTCATGGACCGGGAGTACCCCGAGGAGGTCCTCGACGCGCTGCGCCGGGCCGTGGACCGGGGCGCCCGGGTGATGAGCGTCTGCTCCGGCGCGTACGTGCTCGGCGCGGCCGGACTGCTGGACGGGCGCCGCTGTACCACCCACTGGCGCCACGCCCCGGAGCTGGCCCGCCGCTTCCCGCGGGCCGTCGTCGAGCCCGATGTGCTGTACGTGGACGAGGGCCAGGTCATCACCTCGGCGGGCACGGCGGCCGGGATCGACGCCTGTCTGCACCTGGTCCGGCAGGCGTACGGCCCCGATGCCGCCAACGCGATCGCCCGCCGCATGGTGGTGCCGCCGCACCGGGACGGCGGCCAGGCCCAGTACATCGAGCGGCCGCTGCCCCGCACCCCCTGCGACACCGTCGGCGAGACGCTCGTCTGGATGGAGCGCCACCTCGACCAGGAGATGACCGTCGAGCAGCTCGCCGCCCAGGCGCACATGTCACCGCGGACCTTCGCCCGCCGCTTCCAGCAGGAGACGGGCACCACCCCGTACCGCTGGCTGTTGCGCCAGCGGGTGCTGCTGGCGCAACACCTGTTGGAGACATCCGATGAAACGGTGGACACGATCGCCGGGCGCACCGGCTTCGGGACCGCCGCCGCACTGCGCCACCAGTTCGTACGCTCCTTGGGCACCACGCCGAACGCGTACCGCCGCACCTTCCGCGGCCCTGGCGCAGTGATCGAAGTAGCCTGA
- a CDS encoding ribonucleotide-diphosphate reductase subunit beta, with product MSSTNSDKNLLDPGFELTLRPMRYPDFYERYRDAIKNTWTVEEVDLHSDVADLAKLSPGEQHMIGRLVAFFATGDSIVSNNLVLTLYKHINSPEARLYLSRQLFEEAVHVQFYLTLLDTYLPDPEDRAAAFDAVEEIPSIREKAQFCFKWMDSVEKIERLETKADRRRFLLNLICFAACIEGLFFYGAFAYVYWFRSRGLLHGLATGTNWVFRDETMHMNFAFEVVDTVRKEEPDLFDDELQQQVTDMLKEAVAAELQFGRDLCGDGLPGMNTESMRQYLECVADQRLTRLGFPAVYGSENPFSFMELQGVQELTNFFERRPSAYQVAVEGSVAFDDDF from the coding sequence ATGAGCTCCACCAACTCCGACAAGAACCTGCTGGACCCGGGCTTCGAGCTGACCCTGCGGCCGATGCGCTACCCGGACTTCTACGAGCGCTATCGCGACGCGATCAAGAACACCTGGACGGTGGAGGAGGTCGACCTGCACTCCGACGTCGCCGACCTCGCCAAGCTGTCCCCCGGTGAGCAGCACATGATCGGCCGGCTGGTCGCGTTCTTCGCGACGGGTGACTCGATCGTCTCCAACAACCTCGTGCTGACGCTGTACAAGCACATCAACTCCCCCGAGGCGCGGCTGTATCTGTCGCGGCAGCTCTTCGAGGAGGCCGTGCACGTCCAGTTCTATCTGACGCTGCTGGACACGTACCTGCCCGACCCGGAGGACCGCGCGGCGGCGTTCGACGCGGTCGAGGAGATTCCCTCGATCCGCGAGAAGGCGCAGTTCTGCTTCAAGTGGATGGACTCGGTCGAGAAGATCGAGCGCCTGGAGACGAAGGCCGACCGCCGCCGTTTCCTGCTGAACCTGATCTGCTTCGCGGCGTGCATCGAGGGGCTGTTCTTCTACGGCGCGTTCGCGTACGTCTACTGGTTCCGCTCGCGGGGTCTGCTGCACGGTCTCGCCACGGGCACCAACTGGGTGTTCCGTGACGAGACGATGCACATGAACTTCGCGTTCGAGGTCGTGGACACCGTCCGCAAGGAGGAGCCGGATCTCTTCGACGACGAGCTCCAGCAGCAGGTCACCGACATGCTGAAGGAGGCCGTGGCCGCGGAGCTGCAGTTCGGCCGTGATCTGTGCGGTGACGGGCTGCCCGGCATGAACACCGAGTCGATGCGGCAGTACCTGGAGTGCGTCGCCGACCAGCGGCTCACCCGGCTGGGCTTCCCGGCGGTCTACGGCTCCGAGAACCCGTTCTCGTTCATGGAGCTCCAGGGCGTGCAGGAGCTGACGAACTTCTTCGAGCGCCGGCCGTCCGCGTACCAGGTGGCGGTGGAGGGCTCGGTCGCCTTCGACGACGACTTCTAG
- a CDS encoding ribonucleoside-diphosphate reductase subunit alpha, with translation MTIAPADPASVAASAAAESEAAAQDGPGTALLRTLTDLTADLPDTDPGRVAAAALRGRSARADEAELRSLATEAAAGLISEDPAYSRLAARLLTLTIADEAAGQGAVSFSASVAVGHREGLIADRTAEFVARHAAALDALVERSLADGADDRFGYFGLRTLHSRYLLRHPHTRQVIETPQHFMLRVAAGLAEDESQRAVDEVASLYGLMSRLDYLPSSPTLFNSGTRHPQMSSCYLLDSPLDELDSIYDRYHQVARLSKHAGGIGLSYSRIRSRGSLIRGTNGHSNGIVPFLKTLDASVAAVNQGGRRKGAAAVYLETWHADIEEFLELRDNTGEDQRRTHNLNLAHWIPDEFMRRVDADGHWSLFSPADVPGLVDLWGDEFDAAYRAAEAQGLARKSIPARELYGRMMRTLAQTGQGWMTFKDASNRTANQTAEPGTVVHSSNLCTEILEVTDDGETAVCNLGSVNLGAFVVDGDIDWERLDATVRTAVTFLDRVVDINFYPTEQAGRSNAKWRPVGLGAMGLQDVFFQLRLPFDSPEARALSTKISERIMLAAYESSCDLAERSGPLPAWSQTRAARGVLHPDHYDTELNWPERWDALRARVARTGMRNSLLLAIAPTATIASIAGVYECIEPQVSNLFKRETLSGEFLQVNAYLVDELKQLGVWDARTREALREASGSVQGFAWIPEEVRALYRTAWEIPQRGLIDMAAARTPFLDQSQSLNLFLETPTIGKLSSMYAYAWKQGLKTTYYLRSRPATRIARAASGQAAATAPIPVQQASAPDADAIACSLENPESCEACQ, from the coding sequence GTGACCATCGCGCCAGCCGATCCGGCTTCAGTCGCCGCGTCCGCAGCAGCCGAGTCCGAGGCGGCCGCACAGGACGGACCGGGCACCGCACTGCTGCGGACCCTGACCGACCTGACCGCCGATCTGCCCGACACCGACCCCGGCCGGGTCGCCGCTGCCGCGCTGCGTGGCCGCAGCGCCCGGGCGGACGAGGCCGAGCTGCGGTCGCTGGCCACCGAGGCCGCCGCGGGGCTGATCTCCGAGGACCCCGCCTACTCCCGGCTCGCCGCCCGGCTCCTGACCCTCACCATCGCGGACGAGGCGGCCGGCCAGGGCGCGGTCTCCTTCTCCGCCTCGGTCGCCGTCGGGCACCGCGAGGGTCTGATCGCGGACCGGACCGCCGAGTTCGTCGCCCGTCACGCGGCCGCCCTCGACGCGCTGGTGGAGCGCTCGCTCGCCGACGGCGCGGACGACCGCTTCGGTTACTTCGGGCTGCGGACCCTGCACAGCCGCTATCTGCTGCGCCACCCGCACACCCGCCAGGTCATCGAGACGCCCCAGCACTTCATGCTGCGGGTCGCGGCCGGGCTGGCCGAGGACGAGTCGCAGCGCGCCGTGGACGAAGTGGCGTCGCTGTACGGGCTGATGAGCCGGCTCGACTACCTCCCCTCCTCCCCCACGCTCTTCAACTCCGGTACCCGGCACCCGCAGATGTCCTCCTGCTATCTGCTGGACTCCCCGCTGGACGAGCTCGACTCGATCTACGACCGCTACCACCAGGTGGCCCGGCTCTCGAAGCACGCGGGCGGCATCGGTCTGTCGTACTCCCGCATCCGCTCCCGCGGTTCGCTGATCCGTGGCACCAACGGGCACTCCAACGGCATCGTGCCGTTCCTGAAGACGCTCGACGCCTCCGTCGCCGCGGTCAACCAGGGGGGCCGCCGCAAGGGCGCCGCCGCCGTCTACCTGGAGACCTGGCACGCGGACATCGAGGAGTTCCTGGAGCTGCGCGACAACACGGGTGAGGACCAGCGGCGTACGCACAACCTCAACCTGGCGCACTGGATCCCGGACGAGTTCATGCGCCGGGTCGACGCGGACGGCCACTGGTCGCTGTTCTCGCCCGCCGACGTACCCGGGCTCGTCGACCTGTGGGGCGACGAGTTCGACGCCGCGTACCGGGCCGCCGAGGCCCAGGGGCTGGCCCGCAAGTCGATCCCGGCCCGCGAACTGTACGGCCGGATGATGCGCACCCTCGCACAGACCGGCCAGGGCTGGATGACGTTCAAGGACGCCTCCAACCGGACCGCGAACCAGACCGCCGAGCCGGGCACCGTCGTCCACTCGTCGAACCTGTGCACCGAGATCCTCGAAGTCACCGACGACGGCGAGACGGCGGTCTGCAACCTGGGCTCGGTCAACCTCGGCGCGTTCGTCGTCGACGGCGACATCGACTGGGAGCGGCTGGACGCCACCGTCCGTACCGCCGTGACCTTCCTCGACCGGGTCGTCGACATCAACTTCTACCCGACCGAGCAGGCCGGCCGCTCCAACGCGAAGTGGCGCCCGGTGGGCCTGGGCGCCATGGGTCTCCAGGACGTCTTCTTCCAGCTGCGGCTGCCGTTCGACTCCCCCGAGGCCCGCGCGCTCTCCACGAAGATCTCCGAGCGGATCATGCTCGCCGCGTACGAGTCGTCCTGCGACCTCGCCGAGCGGTCCGGACCGCTGCCCGCCTGGTCGCAGACGCGTGCGGCGCGCGGTGTGCTGCACCCCGACCACTACGACACCGAGCTGAACTGGCCGGAGCGGTGGGACGCGCTGCGTGCCCGCGTCGCGAGGACCGGGATGCGCAACTCGCTGCTGCTCGCCATCGCGCCGACGGCGACGATCGCCTCGATCGCGGGGGTCTACGAGTGCATCGAGCCGCAGGTCTCCAACCTCTTCAAGCGCGAGACGCTCAGCGGTGAGTTCCTCCAGGTCAACGCGTACCTGGTGGACGAGCTGAAGCAGCTCGGGGTGTGGGACGCGCGCACCCGTGAGGCGCTGCGCGAGGCCAGCGGCTCGGTGCAGGGCTTCGCCTGGATCCCGGAGGAGGTGCGGGCGCTGTACCGCACGGCGTGGGAGATCCCGCAGCGCGGTCTGATCGACATGGCGGCGGCCCGTACGCCGTTCCTGGACCAGAGCCAGTCGCTGAACCTGTTCCTGGAGACGCCGACGATCGGCAAGCTCTCCTCGATGTACGCGTACGCCTGGAAGCAGGGGCTGAAGACGACGTACTACCTGCGCTCGCGCCCGGCGACCCGGATCGCCCGTGCCGCCTCCGGCCAGGCCGCGGCCACCGCCCCCATTCCCGTACAGCAGGCTTCGGCGCCCGACGCGGACGCGATCGCCTGCTCCCTCGAAAACCCCGAGTCCTGCGAGGCCTGCCAGTAA